The nucleotide window TAATTTTTGTCAACTTTTCCAAAATAAATTTTTCATAATCAGGAATGTTTTTCACTACAACTTTCAGTAAAAAATCTTCTTTCCCGGTAACATGAAAACATTCAAGAACTTCTTCTAATTTATTTATCTCTTTTACGAACAGATTAATTGTGGGAAGTTGATGCTGAACTAATGAGACAGAAACCATTGCAAAAGTTTCTCTGCCAACTTTTTGCGGATTTACTAACGCGACATATTTTTCAATTACACCGGAGTTTTCAAGCCGCTTTACCCGCTCGAGCATTGCCGGCGGTGATATACCAACTTTGGAAGCAAGTTCAACATTGGTAATTCTTGCATCAGTCTGTAAAATTTCAAGAATCTTTCTATCAGTTACATTCAGTTTTAACATGAAACAATTCCGAATAAATATTATAAAAATTTATTTCAAATATACTGGTAAATCTACCATAAGCAAACTATAATTATACTTTTATCTTATTATTCCTAATATTATTCTGCTAATATTGATAAATACTTAATCATTGATAATGAATTTCCTTTTAGCATTTAAACCAAATTAAGTACTCTTTACTATTTTGTAAACAAACATTTAAAAATTATTTATGAATATCTTATGAACGAAAAGCAAATCGCTGGAGAAAAAGCAATTGAGTATATTCAAGACGGATTTACAATTGGACTTGGTACAGGTTCAACCGTTTATTATACAATTATGAAACTGGGAGAATTAGTCCGCAGCGGTTTAAGAATTACTGCTGTATCCACTTCAGAAAAAACTACCAAACTTGCCGAAGCACAGGGGATAAAAATCTCTGACATAAATGATGTTCAAAAAATTGATTTAACCATTGACGGCGCTGATGAAGTTGATCAACATTTTAATGGTATTAAAGGAGGAGGAGGTGCATTGCTATATGAAAAGATTGTAGCACTTAATTCAGAAAAGGTAATTTGGGTAATTGATTCTTCAAAACTTGTTGATCAGCTTGGCAAATTTCCTTTGCCGGTTGAAGTAGTACGATTCGGCTGTAAAAAAACTTTTGACAGATTTTCCGCACTCGGCTTTAATCCTGCATTTAGAATGGGAGGACCGTTTTATTACATAACTGATGCTGGAAATTATATCATTGATCTTCAATTAGGCAGGATAGAAAATGCCATGAAACTTGAACAAATTATTAATTCTATCCCCGGTGTTGTAGAATGCGGACTATTTATTGGAATGACTAATACTATTATAGTTGGAAAAAATGGTGATGCTAAAATAATTTTAAAATAAAAGCCTTTACTTTTTTATGGTAAAGGCTCTGAGCTGTTAGGTTGACAGGTTTGCTGGTAAATTTTTTTTATTCTGTCTAAGGATTTATTTGGTACTCAACTTCTTGATCTGATGAGAAACTTTTCGCGAATTGAAGAAAGCAAGAAATCCCAAAGCGACGATGTATGCTAAAACCCCTATTTCTATTGTTGACATGGATAACTCCGAAATTATTTTTATGTTGAATAATTAATTTTGGATTATGGAAACAAGTTTAATGCCATTGAAAACTACTTAATTTTGACTATTTCGGTAAAGTTCGTTACATAATGGATAATTTTGACATGTCTAACTTGTAATAATTACAAGCAAAATTTTCCGCCATAGTTTTTAAATTGGTTTGAAGCCTTCACCAATCAGAATTATTAGCTTATCCTACTTTATTGGAGCGGAAAGTAAATCTCTTATTTTATTATGAACTTCTGAAAATCTACAATCTTGGAAAATGTAGTATTGCTTTTCAGCTCAACTATTTCACCGGGTGGAGTTCCGATTAATTTGGTGGGTGAATAAAAGGCGGGATTGTCAATAATCTTATTGTCGAAATCAATAAAATCCCATCTGCCAAAAAAACTATCACGTAAACTATCTTTTAACAAAACAGTAGCTGAGAATACTAAGTTGGGGTCAAGGTTGCTGTTCCAAATTACTCCAATAGCTTTTATCTGCTTAATCTCAAATATAGAACTACTATCTTGCTGATCAAACGGAATTGTAATTCCATTTTGCTCTGAGATTACCTTATTCAATCTATCCTGGGTTTGCACTCTTTTAAAGTTCATTTCATCAAAAATTTTTTTTATGTCTGCATACCTTTTTTCTGATTGAGCTTTGATTAGTTCATTGTTCAGTTTAACGACTTCTGTAATATCTCCTTTAGCGTCGTTATAAATTTTGGATAAGGGTCCATCAATTTTTTGTGAGCAGTCGATAATTAATAATAGCGTAAGTAGAAGGGGAGAAAAAATTTTGATCAAGTTATTCATACAATTCCAATTATTTTCTTTTAAAATATTAATGTGAAAATATACGAGAATTATTTTGAAGAAAACAACCAGGACTTATTTAGAGTGGTTATTAAAAGAGACTTCTGATGGCATTGCCACACTCTTTCATTCGTGGGCAAAAGGGATATATTATTAAGTTGATTCCCGCTGATGTTTACCCCGATGCGACCGGTGCGAGAATGATGGCAATGCCATTAGCAATTTAATTTTCAGAAGTCTCTAAAAATTATTTCACCAATAAAAGTTTTTTTGTGATATTAAAATCACCCGCCTTCATCCGATAAAAATAAACTCCACTGCTAAGTTGTGATGCATCGAATCTGATAGTATAAAATCCCGGAGGCAATTCCTGCTCAACAAGAGAAGCCACTTCCTTACCAAGCACATCATAAACTTTTATTTCGACAAATTGTTTTTCGGGAATTTGATAATTTATAAATGTAGCCGGATTGAAAGGGTTGGGATAATTATTACTCAAGAAATATTGATCAGGAATTTCCAGGTTTTGTTCATCAAGCGAAGTTACATAAACATCATTCTTTTCACCGGGTGTTCCGTGTCCGGAGGAGGCTGCCCAGCTCCCGGCTAATGAATTATCAAAGTTAGGATTTTTAAGTGACAGTGTTGGCCCATTACCATTTGGCTCGGTTGGCCACGGATATTCATCATCGAACTGAACAGAATCTATAGCATTTCCAGAGTTATCAAATAATCGCACAATATCCCCGGTGGAGGAAAGACCGAACCCCAGATCACCAATTACATTTTTTACATCAGGAAATAAAATTTTGAATGCAGCGGTGTCCCTGCAAATTATCAAATAATCATCTGAGGAAATTTGGACACCGGCGGGAATTATAAATTCATGCGAGTCGTCTGAATCTTTTATTATCCAATTAGATAAATCAACCGGGATGGAAGTATTATTATAAATTTCAATCCAATCTTCAGTGTTAAAATCTGCGGATGAGCTATAATTAATTTCATTTATTACCAGCGGATTTTCTGTCGAATCAACTTCAAAAACTGCAGTAAGGCTTAAATTAGAAATTAACGTGTAGTCAATTTCTGTTTCCGTGCTGTTTACATTACCCTCCCATCTTACAAATTTAAATCCAAAGTTTGGAATAGCTTTAATCTTAATCGGAACCGAATAAAAATATTGTCCAAACCAGGGGAAATCATCCACAAAGATCGAATTGATCTTAATTCTTCCCGCACCCGGATATGAAGATTGAATAAAAACCGGGCCCATACCCTGCAAGTTGAATTCGTCCATAATAAATCCGCGTAATTGTACAATTCTATTAGCGGAAAATTGTCTCATACCTTCAATATTATTTTCCCAATCAACTGCAGACTCGGGCCATTTTGATTTATGTCTTGCCATTTCCTGCAGTAAAGTTCCCCGAAATTCGTTAATAAGATTTATTACTCTTTCAGAAAGGAAAGTGGAATTAAGATGATCCGCAAAAGTATTGATAAATTCATTCCTAAAATCACTATTCAAAGTCAAAGTACGCAGCAAGAAAGTTGACCAGGGTGGGTTAGGCCAGCCGGGACCATTATCTTCTAATGCAAAAGCAAGTGTATTGTGTCTGTATGCGTTTGGATCAAACAGACCAAATCCAAAATCAGTGTCGAATAAAATCCATCTCCATTTGCCCCCGGCAGTCTGTGGGCGCCAAAATTTAATATTGTTTCCGGGCCAATCTGTGTTGTCGAAATATATTTCAGAAACTTCGTATCTAATAAAATTGGAAATGTCCATCATCATTTTTACCCAATCATAATTTGAAGCGACAGTAATATCTTTAGTTTCTAAAAAATTTAATAAATTTTGATAATGGAGGTTTGAGCCGGCGAGTGCATAAGAACCGTCAAGCTCAAGAAGATCAATCGAATCCGGGTTTACATTATTATTATCCGCGATAAAAGTTTCATTAACTTTTTCACGAATGTTATGAATACCCCAATATTCACCATTCAAAAATAAAACAGCGGGACGATACGCCTGATGATCTAACCCAATATCTTTTACTAATGTCTGCATCATACCGTCTCTGAAAATAGAATACATCCAATCATTACCAGCATTACGAAGCACAATGGATTCAAAACTTGATATTGGTTTATCATCAAAGATTTTATAATCAATTTTCTTATCGCCGTAAGTGTCGCGCATAAAAATAGCAAGCGATTTTTGAGCTTGTCCCCTGCTCCAATTTCCAAATATTTTTACTCCGGCATCTCCACTAAAAGCTGCGGAACCATCAGGCTCAAACATTTCGATATGAATTGGTCGTTCCCAATCCTGCCAAAAATTTGCCCCAAAGTACGGATAGCTTGGCTCAGCACTGTCACCAAGCACATATATCCCCCATTGATCATCCCAAAGATTAAAGGGAGCAGTAGAGATAGAAACTACAGGCAATTGTGTTTCAAAATTTATTATGTAAGAATTTGTAATTGTTTTACTAGGTAGTGCACCACTAAGGTAACATACAGCACGAATAGTAGAAGTTTGCGAAATATTTATTGGCAGTACATAAAGATTAGAAGTATCGCCAGGAATAGACCCATCAGTTGTGTAGTAAATCATTGCTCCACTATCCTGTGAACTTAAAGTTAAAGTTAGTGGACCGGAATAAAATCCACTTGCTGCTGAGAAGGATGGTGCACTCGCAATTGTAGTATAACCCAATGTACTATTTGATTGACCCGGTGTTGGTTGAGTAAAATAATTTAGATTGATTGAACCATCGGGGAATCTGCCAAGAGAAATGTCAGTTGGCATTGTAGAATAAATTATACTATCTGCTGTTCCTCCGAGCGGCGAAGTTAGAAACAACCCTCCACCTTGTGAATCCAGTTTAAAATTCGTATGAAGCATGGGGAAATGGAACTCTAATAAATCAGAAGTTCCTCGTGGTTCGGCAGGCGGATTTACCATGCCGAGAGTCAAAAATGGAATCAGAGTTAAGTCTGATGAGCTTGTCCCGTAATTATGCACCTCGATTGACAAAATATTTTCGCCGGGAAGAAGTAAGGATTCAATATCGGGTAAATAATATGATGGGGGCTGCAATCCCTGATACAAAAATGCCTCGATAGCATTATCCGCCCATTGATTCCATGCTGGAATAATTCCCGGTGTTCCGATATTAGCACGAGCAATTTCAACTCCATTTAAGTATGCAACAAATCCATCATCATAATCAACATGCAGAATTGCATATTTAATATTTGTAATATCTTCTATATCAAATTTTTTCCTGACAAACACAGCAATTACATTTGAAGTAATAGTTGAGTCGTCTCCATCACCATAACCAAATCCACTTGGACCTTCCTGCCAAAATTGATCATCAAAATTTACATCCCGCCAATTCGAAGGAGGGGCAGTTACTGCGGAATAATAGCGCCAGCTATCACCTTTGTCAATAATTGTTTCCCAGTGGTTAGCAAAATCATATCTGTTTTTTGAGGAAGCAAATAAATAAATATAGTCTTGCGGGATCAACTGCACTTCGGGGAAAACCCATTTGAACTTGTCAGTTGAATCCTCGCTTAAACCATAATTTAAAAGCGAGATAGTATCTACCGACGAGTTATATAATTCGATCCAATCCGAAAACTCTCCATCTTCATCTTTAATTGTTACCGAGTTGGATGGCATCAATTCATTAATAAAAATATTTTGGGAGAAAACTTCACCCGCGCAAATTGTAAAGAAAAACATTCCTACTAAATAGTAATAGGAAATGTATTCTACTAATCTGTTATGTTTTGCATCATCCTTCATATTATTTAGTGCAAATATATTGATTTAAGGAATCAATACTTTTGACATATAAAAAAATCAATTTAATGTAAATTGAGCCGAAAGTTTATCAATCATTACATTAAACTCACCTGCTTCAATGATTCTTTTGTTGTCTCTTCCTATAAATGAAAGTTGATCCGGAGTAATAGTGAATTCAACTACTTGACTAACCCCGGGCTGCAATGAAATTTTATTCATACCTTTTAATTGTTTTACAGGTCTTGAAACCGAACCAACGAGATCTGAAATGTAAAGCATAACAGCTTCTTTACCCGATTTTTCCCCGGCATTTTTTAAAGTTACCGATACTTTTATTGCTTCATCTTTATTAAAAGATGTTTTATTCAAAGTTAGATTTGAATACTCAAACCTTGTATAACTTAACCCGGATCCAAATGACCATTGAGGGTCATAAGTATTCGAATCGAATTCTTCCATTGGTTTGTGGTCATAGGTTGTAAACCCATTCGTATATTTTGGATATGAGAATGGTAGCTTGCCATCAGGGTTATAATCACCGAAAATTATATCTGCAATTGCCCGTCCACCCTCCATGCCCGGCAGCATAGCTACAAGAATTGAATTCATCCCGGGTTCAATTCTGCTGATTACTCGCGGTCGTCCTTCAAGTAAAACTAAAATTATAGGTTTACCAGTTTTAGATAATTCATCAGCTAATTTCAGTTGTACATCATCGAGTGTAAGATCATTTAGATTGCCGGGAGATTCGCAGTAAGCTTTTTCGCCAAGACACAAAATTACAGCATCAACTCCGGCAGCTTTATCTACTGCTGTTTTAATATCAATTTCAGAATTTAATGTGGTTCCCGGTTCATAAATAACATTATTGCTTCCAACTTTTTTCTGCACTGCTTCGAGTACTGTTAATTTTTCCTGCGGATAGAGCGATTCTTCGTCACCCTGCCATGTAATTGTCCACCCTCCATTCATCACTGAAAGTAAATTTGCGGTTGGCCCGGTTACTAAAATTTTTATTTTTTTAGATAGCGGAAGAACGCTGTCTTCGTTTTTCGTAAGTACGACAGACTCGTGAGCTGCTTGTAAATTTATATCAGAGGATTGAATTGCAGCAAACTTTTTTATCAGAGATTGATCCGGATATGGATTTTCAAACAGACCTAATTCAAATTTCACAGTTAAAATTCTTGAAACTGCTTCATCAATTCTTGTCATCGGAACGGAACCTTCATTAACAAGTTCCAATAAATAATTATAAAAACTAAAATCGTACGGCACCATGCTCATATCTACTCCAGCCATAACAGCCATACGCACAGCATCCTTTGGTGAAACGGCAACTTTATCTCGTGTATAAAGTCTGATTATATCTTCCCAGTCCGAAACTGTAAATCCTTTAAAGTTCAATTCTCCACGCAATACTTCTGTAAGCCAATGATAATCCGAATGCATCGGGATCCCATCAACTTCAGAAGAATTTATCATAATAGTTTTTGCCCCCGCCTTAATTCCAGCTTCGAAAGTGGGAAGGAAATATTCCCGCATCATTCGTTTTGAAATCCATGCCGGGGTTCTGTCCTTTCCATTGATCGGGAAACTGTAACCAAGATAGTGTTTAAGACAAACTGCTATTTTATTTGGAGCGCCGATATTATTTCCTTGTGCGCCTTCGATATAACTGACGCTGATTGAGGAAGCAAGGAAAACATCTTCACCAAATGTCTCCCAAAATCTTGACCACAACGGCTGTCTGCCTATATCCATCACGGGATAGAAATCCCATCGAATTCCTGATGCTCTAACTTCAAGAGATGTGATTTCGCCTGATTTCTTCATCAACCACGGATTAAACGTAGCTGCCATATTTATTGCCTGGGGAAAAAGTGTTGCGCCTTTAGTATAAGTTGCTCCATGAATCGCGTCAATGCCATAGAGAATAGGAATGCCAAGATTGGTTTTTTTTGAAGCAATATCCTGAATCTTAGTAATCACTTCGTGCCAGTATTCTACTGAATAAGCTACGTCATAGACGTTTAGAATTGAGCCAACATGGTATTTAGTAATTGCCTCATCAAGTTTTTGAAGATCAAGTTCGTGACTTGTGTTTTTAGTGCCTTGTGTTTTTGAAACCGCTTGAAGAGTTATTTGAGTCATCTGCCCGATTTTTTCTTCAACTGACATCTTTCCTAAAAGTTCTTTTACTTTGTTTTGAATTATTTCCTGATCAGTTAACTTATGGTACGAAGAGTTAAATCCGACAAAGAAAAAAATCGTAAATAGCGATAGAAGGTATTTTGATAATTTCATATTTGAATAATTTATTTTAATAAAATAATTTTTTGGGTATGTGTTCCATATTTTGACTGCATTGTAGCCAGGTAAACACCTGAACCGATAAGCCTATTGGAGCTGTTAACAGATTGCCATTCTATTTGGTGATAACCAGAAGCAACCTCACCGGCATCTTTACTATAAATTAAATTACCAAGAATGTCGTACACCGAAAAAAAAACAGGACTTTGCTGAGCGAGATAGAATTTTATAATTGTTGAGCCGTTAAAAGGGTTGGGGTAATTTTGTTCAACTTTAAATTGGTTTGGTAAATACTCAGATTCATCCATTAAACCGGTAGTGTTTTGAGTAATTACTATTCCATTCAAAAGTCCATTATTAATTTTTGCAGCAAAATAAATTTCAAGTATTCCATCCTCAACATGAATGTTTGTAAACGGAGCTTCGTAAGCCGAATGACTACCTACGAGCTGGTAAATGTCAAGATTAGTTAATACTTTATTTTCTTCGATATAAACATCAAATTTTCTTTGACCGGTTGATGTGAAGAAATTCTCCGAGAACATCAGCTTAACATCGTAGTTACCATTAGGAACGCGAATTTGATAATTAACATTCCCATTTATTTCCGAGTGATAGATATCATCTTCTGTCGTTCCTGTTATTTGATAAGTATTCGAATATAAATTGCCATCGAGATATCCATATTCAGTAGTTTCATTCCACTCTTGTTCAGCCAGATATCCAAGAGCGGAAACCCCGCCGCAATTAATTTTTATGGGAAATTGAAGTTGTGATGCCATAATCAAACTAATCGCACGTGTGCTCATTGTGTTGGGTGATATGGCTCTATCCTTAATGTTTTGAACAACAATTGTTTTAGTTGAATTTAAATTTAAACCTGTCACACCAAGCTCAACAACTTTAAAGTCAGGTAACAATAACGCTGAATTTATTGTAACATCTGAAATGAAATAATTAGAAACAGTTTCCGCAGATGCCTCATCCAATTCCTCGCTGAAAGCTACGACCACTTTTGATTCAGATTCTCCTCTTGCAAATAAAACTACAGGGGGCTGCACATCAGAGTAACCAAGATTTGTTTCTTTCGTTAAGCACAGAATCAATTTCCCATCCTGAAATACAGCATTCTCCTGAACAAAATCGCAGCCATTTCCTTCAAAAGTATGAGTGGCTTTATCCCACCGACCTGTGTCCCACGAATCGAACTCATCAGTCCAGTCGTGAGTGAAATTATTATCGGTACCATAATCGCCGGCCCCGGGGGTGTAAGAGTAGTAACTTACCCAATCATAGAAAGCGAACGCCGGAAGTGCCTCCGGGTTAAAAACTCCAGCCCAATTTTCATATTGAGGGTTCCAGATATTCATCATGATTTTTTGATCTTTGGTTAGAGTTTGAATATGAGCGCCTGTTTGCCGAAGAACTTCCACGTTATCAATGAACCACGCTACATAATCAGGAGTCCATTCAAAAGCATACGTGTGATAATCGAGATGGGGGGAAGAGAAAAGTGGATAATGTCCCACATGATTAGCCTGGCCCGGTGTGATAGTATTAAACTGAACATCGTTCGGATATCTGCCAAGTATTTCGATATCTATTTCATTCCAGTTTTGGCTTCCGCCTTCATCATGATAGGTAAAGAAAGATGAAAGCATTCCTTCGCGCTGAGCAGATTTTATGCTTGCTTCAAATCTTCCATAAGTGTAAGCTAATTTGGTTCTGTACTCTGCACCTTTATAAATTTTGGCAGAGGAATTTATACTGAAACAGAATATCAGTATTAAAACAAATATAAACTTTAGGTTTATCATAAAATCCTTTCAAAAAAAATCTCTCCTCTGTCCTAAAAATAATTAATCGGCAGAGGAGAGCAAGGAACAACAATGAAAAATTAAAAATTTATTCCCACATTAAATTTTTGAATATTGTTCAGACGACCAAAATCCTGGTAAGCATAATCAACAGATATTGCAACATTACCAAGCAGGCGTTGTTTTAATCCGAATCCAAGAGAAAAAGATTCTTCCGAGTCATCAAGAAATAAAGATTTAAATCCGCCTCTGATAAAAACGAAGTCATTAAAAACATATTCGGCGCCAAGATTTACACTTTCAAAATTGTCGCTGAAGTGCATCGCATCAACAGAAACTGTAATTTCGTTATCATCAATCTTTAGCGGTTGATAAGCAAGACCAACACGGAAATTTAACGGGAGATCCCATTCGTCGGTTTGCAGTTCAGCCGGAATACTTCCGTTATTGCCGGTACTTCCCGGATCGGGGTCATAAAGT belongs to Ignavibacteriales bacterium and includes:
- a CDS encoding Lrp/AsnC family transcriptional regulator, whose amino-acid sequence is MLKLNVTDRKILEILQTDARITNVELASKVGISPPAMLERVKRLENSGVIEKYVALVNPQKVGRETFAMVSVSLVQHQLPTINLFVKEINKLEEVLECFHVTGKEDFLLKVVVKNIPDYEKFILEKLTKIKGVSRVNTTFILSAFKQSTKIPIDNTDEL
- the rpiA gene encoding ribose-5-phosphate isomerase RpiA — translated: MNEKQIAGEKAIEYIQDGFTIGLGTGSTVYYTIMKLGELVRSGLRITAVSTSEKTTKLAEAQGIKISDINDVQKIDLTIDGADEVDQHFNGIKGGGGALLYEKIVALNSEKVIWVIDSSKLVDQLGKFPLPVEVVRFGCKKTFDRFSALGFNPAFRMGGPFYYITDAGNYIIDLQLGRIENAMKLEQIINSIPGVVECGLFIGMTNTIIVGKNGDAKIILK
- a CDS encoding CotH kinase family protein is translated as MKDDAKHNRLVEYISYYYLVGMFFFTICAGEVFSQNIFINELMPSNSVTIKDEDGEFSDWIELYNSSVDTISLLNYGLSEDSTDKFKWVFPEVQLIPQDYIYLFASSKNRYDFANHWETIIDKGDSWRYYSAVTAPPSNWRDVNFDDQFWQEGPSGFGYGDGDDSTITSNVIAVFVRKKFDIEDITNIKYAILHVDYDDGFVAYLNGVEIARANIGTPGIIPAWNQWADNAIEAFLYQGLQPPSYYLPDIESLLLPGENILSIEVHNYGTSSSDLTLIPFLTLGMVNPPAEPRGTSDLLEFHFPMLHTNFKLDSQGGGLFLTSPLGGTADSIIYSTMPTDISLGRFPDGSINLNYFTQPTPGQSNSTLGYTTIASAPSFSAASGFYSGPLTLTLSSQDSGAMIYYTTDGSIPGDTSNLYVLPINISQTSTIRAVCYLSGALPSKTITNSYIINFETQLPVVSISTAPFNLWDDQWGIYVLGDSAEPSYPYFGANFWQDWERPIHIEMFEPDGSAAFSGDAGVKIFGNWSRGQAQKSLAIFMRDTYGDKKIDYKIFDDKPISSFESIVLRNAGNDWMYSIFRDGMMQTLVKDIGLDHQAYRPAVLFLNGEYWGIHNIREKVNETFIADNNNVNPDSIDLLELDGSYALAGSNLHYQNLLNFLETKDITVASNYDWVKMMMDISNFIRYEVSEIYFDNTDWPGNNIKFWRPQTAGGKWRWILFDTDFGFGLFDPNAYRHNTLAFALEDNGPGWPNPPWSTFLLRTLTLNSDFRNEFINTFADHLNSTFLSERVINLINEFRGTLLQEMARHKSKWPESAVDWENNIEGMRQFSANRIVQLRGFIMDEFNLQGMGPVFIQSSYPGAGRIKINSIFVDDFPWFGQYFYSVPIKIKAIPNFGFKFVRWEGNVNSTETEIDYTLISNLSLTAVFEVDSTENPLVINEINYSSSADFNTEDWIEIYNNTSIPVDLSNWIIKDSDDSHEFIIPAGVQISSDDYLIICRDTAAFKILFPDVKNVIGDLGFGLSSTGDIVRLFDNSGNAIDSVQFDDEYPWPTEPNGNGPTLSLKNPNFDNSLAGSWAASSGHGTPGEKNDVYVTSLDEQNLEIPDQYFLSNNYPNPFNPATFINYQIPEKQFVEIKVYDVLGKEVASLVEQELPPGFYTIRFDASQLSSGVYFYRMKAGDFNITKKLLLVK
- a CDS encoding glycoside hydrolase family 3 C-terminal domain-containing protein, with translation MKLSKYLLSLFTIFFFVGFNSSYHKLTDQEIIQNKVKELLGKMSVEEKIGQMTQITLQAVSKTQGTKNTSHELDLQKLDEAITKYHVGSILNVYDVAYSVEYWHEVITKIQDIASKKTNLGIPILYGIDAIHGATYTKGATLFPQAINMAATFNPWLMKKSGEITSLEVRASGIRWDFYPVMDIGRQPLWSRFWETFGEDVFLASSISVSYIEGAQGNNIGAPNKIAVCLKHYLGYSFPINGKDRTPAWISKRMMREYFLPTFEAGIKAGAKTIMINSSEVDGIPMHSDYHWLTEVLRGELNFKGFTVSDWEDIIRLYTRDKVAVSPKDAVRMAVMAGVDMSMVPYDFSFYNYLLELVNEGSVPMTRIDEAVSRILTVKFELGLFENPYPDQSLIKKFAAIQSSDINLQAAHESVVLTKNEDSVLPLSKKIKILVTGPTANLLSVMNGGWTITWQGDEESLYPQEKLTVLEAVQKKVGSNNVIYEPGTTLNSEIDIKTAVDKAAGVDAVILCLGEKAYCESPGNLNDLTLDDVQLKLADELSKTGKPIILVLLEGRPRVISRIEPGMNSILVAMLPGMEGGRAIADIIFGDYNPDGKLPFSYPKYTNGFTTYDHKPMEEFDSNTYDPQWSFGSGLSYTRFEYSNLTLNKTSFNKDEAIKVSVTLKNAGEKSGKEAVMLYISDLVGSVSRPVKQLKGMNKISLQPGVSQVVEFTITPDQLSFIGRDNKRIIEAGEFNVMIDKLSAQFTLN
- a CDS encoding family 16 glycosylhydrolase; translation: MINLKFIFVLILIFCFSINSSAKIYKGAEYRTKLAYTYGRFEASIKSAQREGMLSSFFTYHDEGGSQNWNEIDIEILGRYPNDVQFNTITPGQANHVGHYPLFSSPHLDYHTYAFEWTPDYVAWFIDNVEVLRQTGAHIQTLTKDQKIMMNIWNPQYENWAGVFNPEALPAFAFYDWVSYYSYTPGAGDYGTDNNFTHDWTDEFDSWDTGRWDKATHTFEGNGCDFVQENAVFQDGKLILCLTKETNLGYSDVQPPVVLFARGESESKVVVAFSEELDEASAETVSNYFISDVTINSALLLPDFKVVELGVTGLNLNSTKTIVVQNIKDRAISPNTMSTRAISLIMASQLQFPIKINCGGVSALGYLAEQEWNETTEYGYLDGNLYSNTYQITGTTEDDIYHSEINGNVNYQIRVPNGNYDVKLMFSENFFTSTGQRKFDVYIEENKVLTNLDIYQLVGSHSAYEAPFTNIHVEDGILEIYFAAKINNGLLNGIVITQNTTGLMDESEYLPNQFKVEQNYPNPFNGSTIIKFYLAQQSPVFFSVYDILGNLIYSKDAGEVASGYHQIEWQSVNSSNRLIGSGVYLATMQSKYGTHTQKIILLK